A single region of the Microlunatus panaciterrae genome encodes:
- a CDS encoding THUMP-like domain-containing protein: MDADLVAALTTAQGKAALAAAAEQSDPSSLAAASALRARFSAGLSSAALSQEHLRRRAVPKFGAAANSMLFTPDGLEQASRPEVSSYRAQRLVAAGVRRVVDLGCGIGSDAVAFAAAGLRVSAVERDPATALVAQANLGTKGIVYCGDAEEVAPDLVADPGTAVFCDPARRDAKGRLWQLEQFSPDWSFVLGLLESGRPACVKLGPGLPHSMLPRELEAEWISVHGDVVEVALWAHADSRPGARVATLLPAGERIVRTDAAPEIGVSEPKAYLYEPNGAVIRAGAVTLVGAALDATLLDPQIAYLTSDRLTHTPFATAFAVREALPYQEKALRAWVRDRGIGELEIKKRGIDVDPAELRKRLRPNGANRATLVLSRSPQGARVLVVERVASA; encoded by the coding sequence GTGGACGCGGACCTGGTCGCGGCGCTGACAACGGCTCAAGGCAAGGCGGCTCTGGCCGCGGCAGCCGAGCAGTCGGATCCGAGCAGCCTGGCTGCCGCATCGGCTCTGCGTGCGCGGTTCAGTGCCGGACTGTCGTCAGCCGCGCTGTCCCAGGAGCATCTCCGACGCAGAGCCGTGCCGAAGTTCGGTGCGGCCGCCAACTCGATGCTGTTCACCCCCGACGGGCTTGAACAGGCGTCGAGGCCCGAGGTCTCGAGCTATCGGGCCCAGCGGCTGGTGGCGGCCGGCGTCCGGCGGGTGGTCGACCTGGGCTGCGGCATCGGCTCCGACGCGGTGGCCTTCGCCGCGGCCGGCCTGCGGGTGAGTGCGGTGGAACGCGACCCGGCGACGGCACTGGTGGCCCAGGCGAACCTGGGAACCAAGGGGATCGTCTACTGCGGCGATGCCGAGGAGGTCGCGCCCGACCTGGTGGCCGATCCGGGCACGGCGGTCTTCTGCGACCCCGCCCGCCGAGATGCCAAAGGACGGTTGTGGCAACTGGAGCAGTTCAGCCCCGACTGGTCCTTCGTGCTCGGGCTGCTCGAGTCGGGCCGACCGGCCTGCGTGAAGCTGGGGCCCGGGCTGCCACACTCGATGCTGCCGCGCGAGTTGGAGGCGGAGTGGATCAGCGTGCACGGCGACGTGGTCGAGGTCGCGCTCTGGGCCCATGCCGACAGCCGGCCGGGGGCCCGCGTCGCCACCCTCCTTCCGGCAGGGGAGCGGATCGTGCGCACCGACGCAGCGCCGGAGATCGGCGTCAGCGAGCCGAAGGCCTACCTCTACGAGCCGAACGGCGCCGTGATCCGGGCCGGCGCGGTCACCCTGGTGGGAGCCGCCCTGGACGCCACCCTGCTCGACCCCCAGATCGCCTACCTGACCTCCGATCGTCTGACGCACACCCCGTTCGCCACCGCGTTCGCGGTACGGGAGGCGCTGCCGTACCAGGAGAAGGCGCTGCGGGCGTGGGTCCGCGACCGCGGCATCGGTGAGCTCGAGATCAAGAAACGCGGCATCGACGTGGACCCCGCCGAGCTGCGCAAGCGGCTCCGGCCCAACGGTGCCAACCGGGCCACCCTGGTGCTGTCCCGCTCACCGCAGGGCGCCCGGGTGCTGGTGGTCGAGCGGGTCGCCTCGGCCTGA
- a CDS encoding PPOX class F420-dependent oxidoreductase, whose translation MPESWPGISAGAAAGDAYPWQSGADISHGFPEVTMPRAPLPAHVAELLARPNPAVITAVRPDGQPVSVATWYLLDGGRILVNMDAARKRLDYLRADPRVSLTALADGDWSTHVSVQGRVVELIEDAELADIDRLSRHYGGGAYPNRERRRISAWIEIDRWHGWGAVGQD comes from the coding sequence GTGCCAGAGTCGTGGCCGGGAATTTCCGCCGGCGCCGCCGCCGGCGACGCCTACCCATGGCAGAGTGGCGCCGACATCAGTCACGGCTTCCCGGAGGTAACGATGCCCAGAGCTCCCCTACCCGCCCATGTCGCAGAGCTGCTCGCCCGGCCCAACCCGGCGGTGATCACCGCAGTGCGACCCGACGGCCAGCCGGTCTCGGTGGCGACCTGGTATCTGCTCGACGGTGGCCGGATCCTGGTCAACATGGACGCCGCCCGCAAGCGGCTGGACTACCTGCGGGCGGACCCCAGGGTCTCACTGACCGCACTCGCCGACGGTGACTGGTCGACCCACGTCAGCGTCCAGGGTCGGGTGGTCGAGCTCATCGAGGACGCGGAGCTCGCCGACATCGACCGACTGTCGAGACACTACGGTGGCGGCGCCTATCCCAACCGGGAGCGCCGGCGGATCAGTGCCTGGATCGAGATCGACCGCTGGCACGGCTGGGGGGCCGTCGGCCAGGACTGA
- a CDS encoding DEAD/DEAH box helicase codes for MPTNSGAPARASSKSKKSGPGAPKKARKVPKSFKVDGTPKKRWSSAERADRGLGPRKSGGQPNRAQRRREQFGAPVTSAGAERPRFDRESDDRPARDKTPRGDNRSRSDERPRFDRKTDERPRFDRNTDERPRFDRNTDERPRFDRNTDERPRFDRKTDERPRFDRKTDERPRFDRNTDERPRFERSGDDRPRYDRTKPELSRQTRSERPRHEAGSDRWRSTRDSRTGDNRPADNRSGGWRDDRGSRDNRSAGFSRGTDRPARSDSGESNADTMSWTARELAPVDTGAVTAEHGFARLGLPKPLVAALISEGITDPFPIQAATIPDALAGRDVLGRGQTGSGKTLGFALPMLTTLGGPAKGNRAPRGLVLVPTRELAMQVADVIAPLAKTMDMSVTLIAGGMAYGPQIRAFERGVDVVVATPGRLIDLMEQGALDLSRVEVAVLDEADHMADLGFMPAVTTIMDQMPAGGQRLLFSATLDRAVDRLVKKYLDNPVTHEVDSGQATVSTMVHHVVHILPHDKNALTAEIAGRPGRTVIFVRTQRGADRVAEQLRAAGVTAGALHGGLTQGARTRILAAFKDGTVPVLVATDVAARGIHVDDVGLVLQVDPPAGPKEYLHRAGRTARAGGTGVVVTLALPHQRKELQRLTSQAGVASAPLEARPGDEALARATGSRQPSGAAVSQADFEKLIAPPARGGGRPKNRKDFGRRDAGGYRGGNRRGTGGRSRG; via the coding sequence ATGCCAACCAACTCCGGTGCGCCTGCGCGCGCCTCGAGCAAGTCCAAGAAGAGCGGGCCGGGAGCCCCGAAGAAGGCTCGCAAGGTCCCCAAGAGCTTCAAGGTCGACGGTACGCCTAAGAAGCGGTGGTCGTCTGCCGAGCGGGCCGATCGTGGCCTCGGCCCTCGCAAGAGCGGCGGTCAGCCCAACCGGGCGCAGCGGCGTCGTGAGCAGTTCGGCGCCCCGGTGACCTCCGCCGGTGCCGAGCGTCCCCGCTTCGACCGAGAGAGTGACGACCGGCCCGCCCGGGACAAGACCCCGCGCGGCGACAACCGTTCGCGATCCGACGAGCGTCCCCGCTTCGACCGCAAAACCGACGAGCGCCCGCGGTTCGATCGGAACACCGACGAGCGTCCGCGCTTCGATCGGAACACTGACGAGCGTCCGCGCTTCGATCGGAACACTGACGAGCGTCCCCGGTTCGACCGCAAAACTGACGAGCGTCCGCGGTTCGACCGCAAAACTGACGAGCGTCCGCGGTTCGACCGCAACACCGACGAGCGTCCCCGGTTCGAGCGCAGCGGTGACGACCGCCCTCGCTATGACCGCACCAAGCCCGAACTGTCCCGCCAGACCCGTAGCGAGCGACCGCGCCATGAGGCCGGGTCCGACCGCTGGCGGAGCACCCGGGACAGCCGTACCGGTGACAACCGCCCGGCTGACAACCGCTCCGGCGGCTGGCGCGACGACCGCGGTTCCCGGGACAACAGGTCCGCCGGTTTCAGCCGGGGAACCGATCGGCCCGCCAGGTCCGACTCCGGTGAGTCCAATGCCGACACGATGAGCTGGACCGCACGCGAACTGGCTCCGGTCGACACCGGCGCCGTGACCGCCGAGCACGGCTTCGCCCGGCTGGGCCTGCCCAAGCCGTTGGTGGCTGCCCTCATCTCGGAAGGGATCACCGACCCGTTCCCCATCCAGGCTGCCACCATCCCCGACGCCTTGGCCGGCCGTGACGTGCTGGGCCGCGGTCAGACCGGATCCGGCAAGACGCTCGGCTTCGCGCTGCCGATGCTGACCACCCTTGGCGGCCCGGCCAAGGGCAACCGTGCTCCGCGCGGCCTGGTCCTGGTGCCGACCCGCGAGCTTGCAATGCAGGTGGCCGACGTGATCGCGCCGCTGGCCAAGACGATGGACATGTCCGTCACGCTGATCGCCGGCGGGATGGCCTACGGACCGCAGATCCGCGCCTTCGAGCGTGGCGTCGACGTCGTCGTGGCCACTCCTGGGCGGCTGATCGACCTGATGGAGCAGGGTGCGCTCGACCTGTCCCGGGTGGAGGTTGCGGTGCTGGACGAGGCCGACCATATGGCCGATCTGGGCTTCATGCCTGCGGTCACCACGATCATGGACCAGATGCCGGCCGGTGGTCAGCGACTGCTGTTCTCCGCGACCCTCGACCGGGCCGTCGACCGGCTGGTCAAGAAGTACCTCGACAACCCGGTGACCCACGAGGTCGACTCGGGCCAGGCGACGGTGTCGACGATGGTGCACCATGTCGTCCACATCCTGCCGCACGACAAGAACGCCCTGACGGCGGAGATCGCCGGTCGACCAGGCCGGACCGTCATCTTCGTCCGCACCCAGCGCGGCGCCGACCGGGTGGCCGAGCAGTTGCGGGCGGCAGGCGTGACAGCCGGGGCGCTGCACGGGGGTCTGACCCAGGGAGCCCGGACCCGCATCCTGGCGGCGTTCAAGGACGGCACCGTGCCGGTACTGGTGGCCACCGATGTCGCGGCCCGCGGTATCCATGTCGACGACGTGGGCCTGGTCCTCCAGGTCGATCCGCCGGCGGGCCCGAAGGAGTATCTCCACCGCGCCGGCCGGACGGCTCGGGCCGGCGGCACCGGTGTCGTGGTCACCCTGGCTCTGCCGCACCAGCGCAAGGAGCTGCAGCGGTTGACCTCCCAGGCCGGTGTCGCCTCGGCGCCGCTCGAGGCGCGCCCGGGTGACGAGGCGCTGGCCCGCGCGACCGGCTCCCGCCAGCCGAGTGGCGCCGCCGTCAGCCAGGCGGACTTCGAGAAGCTGATCGCTCCACCGGCACGCGGCGGTGGCCGGCCGAAGAACCGCAAGGACTTCGGCCGTCGTGACGCCGGCGGTTACCGTGGCGGCAACCGCCGTGGAACCGGTGGGCGGTCGCGAGGATAG
- the groES gene encoding co-chaperone GroES: protein MASTIKPLEDRILVQPLEAEQTTASGLVIPDTAKEKPQEGKVLATGPGRIDDNGNRVPLDVAEGDVVIFSKYGGTEVKYDGKELLLLNARDILAVVTK from the coding sequence GTGGCAAGCACGATCAAGCCGCTCGAGGATCGCATCCTCGTTCAGCCGCTCGAAGCTGAGCAGACCACGGCCTCCGGCCTGGTCATTCCCGATACGGCCAAGGAGAAGCCGCAGGAGGGCAAGGTCCTCGCGACCGGCCCCGGCCGCATCGACGACAACGGCAACCGTGTCCCGCTCGACGTGGCCGAGGGTGACGTCGTCATCTTCAGCAAGTACGGCGGCACCGAAGTCAAGTACGACGGCAAGGAGTTGCTGCTCCTGAACGCACGCGACATCCTCGCCGTCGTCACGAAGTAA
- a CDS encoding GNAT family N-acetyltransferase: protein MVVPATVDDLDAIMSLESAGFEAAEQWSETSWRDELSAPGRTVLLACDERVVGAIALNAVGESADLQRIVVDPSVRRSGVANRLVHAGLEAVRRSGVRSVILEVCYDNEPAIALYQRLGFEQLGVRENYYGSGRHALILKLYADSMEREMTVVADD, encoded by the coding sequence ATGGTCGTGCCGGCCACCGTGGATGATCTTGATGCCATCATGTCGCTGGAGTCAGCAGGTTTCGAGGCAGCCGAGCAGTGGAGTGAGACCAGCTGGCGCGACGAGCTGAGCGCGCCGGGACGTACGGTGTTGCTGGCGTGCGACGAGCGGGTGGTCGGGGCGATCGCTCTCAACGCCGTCGGGGAGTCGGCCGACCTGCAACGCATCGTCGTGGACCCCTCGGTCCGGCGCAGCGGCGTGGCCAACCGGCTGGTGCACGCCGGCCTCGAGGCCGTCCGGCGGTCCGGGGTGCGGAGTGTGATCCTGGAGGTCTGCTACGACAACGAACCGGCGATTGCGCTCTACCAGCGGCTGGGCTTCGAGCAGCTCGGGGTACGGGAGAACTACTACGGCAGCGGTCGGCACGCGTTGATCTTGAAACTGTACGCCGACAGCATGGAGCGGGAGATGACAGTGGTGGCGGATGACTGA
- the tsaE gene encoding tRNA (adenosine(37)-N6)-threonylcarbamoyltransferase complex ATPase subunit type 1 TsaE codes for MVNVSVIDLVLSVASPADATGMVEVIHAAFGARPPLDPPSTAIAETPASIRTALSHGGGVFATVDGRPAGVILVLPGPEGARGRTASLQRVSVHPEFQRHGVASTMVHGVEEYAAELGYSRLELFARSEFAELIAFWQHRGFTIDRAVEHGVILAKDLPLCVAIPDSEAMQAFGERLAGLLRPGDLIIASGDLGAGKTTLTQGIGRGLGSDGPIISPTFVISRVHRSEAGRPALVHVDAYRLGGPDELEDLDLDASLADSVTVVEWGEGMAEALSDSRLEIDIRRSQHEDDECRTLFLRPIGDRWHDVDLEPLRHLDLKELDGHDRSRH; via the coding sequence ATGGTGAACGTCTCCGTCATCGACCTGGTGCTGTCGGTCGCGTCCCCTGCGGATGCGACCGGCATGGTTGAGGTCATCCATGCCGCCTTCGGGGCTCGGCCGCCGCTCGACCCGCCGTCGACCGCGATAGCGGAGACGCCGGCGAGCATCCGGACTGCACTGTCGCATGGCGGTGGCGTCTTCGCCACCGTCGACGGCCGTCCGGCCGGGGTGATCCTGGTGTTGCCGGGGCCCGAGGGGGCTCGTGGTCGTACCGCCAGCCTGCAGCGTGTCTCGGTGCACCCGGAGTTCCAGCGGCACGGCGTCGCCTCGACCATGGTGCATGGCGTCGAGGAGTACGCGGCAGAGCTCGGCTACTCCCGGCTGGAGCTCTTCGCCCGGAGCGAGTTCGCCGAGCTGATCGCCTTCTGGCAGCACCGCGGCTTCACCATCGACCGGGCCGTCGAGCACGGCGTGATCCTGGCCAAGGATCTGCCGTTGTGCGTCGCCATCCCCGACAGCGAGGCCATGCAGGCCTTCGGTGAGCGGCTGGCCGGCCTGCTGCGGCCCGGCGACCTGATCATCGCCAGTGGTGACCTCGGCGCCGGCAAGACGACCTTGACGCAAGGGATCGGCCGCGGTCTCGGCAGCGACGGGCCGATCATCTCGCCCACCTTCGTGATCTCGAGGGTGCATCGCTCAGAGGCCGGACGGCCGGCGCTGGTGCACGTCGACGCCTATCGACTCGGTGGCCCGGACGAGCTCGAGGACCTGGACCTGGATGCTTCACTCGCCGATTCCGTCACCGTCGTCGAATGGGGCGAGGGTATGGCCGAAGCGCTGTCCGACAGCCGGCTGGAGATCGACATCCGCAGGTCGCAGCACGAGGACGACGAGTGCCGCACCCTCTTCCTCCGTCCGATTGGCGACCGCTGGCACGATGTTGATCTTGAGCCGCTCCGCCACCTAGATCTGAAGGAGCTGGATGGCCATGACCGCAGCCGACACTGA
- the tsaB gene encoding tRNA (adenosine(37)-N6)-threonylcarbamoyltransferase complex dimerization subunit type 1 TsaB, with translation MTAADTEQNLSTAEAPSARQIAGTGQTVLGIDTSTEVCVGIARAGVVLATAIVADRMQHVEQLTPLVRGALGDAGLTLDEVEQVVVGLGPGPFTGLRVGVATARMLASVRRLPLHGVCSLDVLAQQWVRAGAEVPAEFLVGTDARRKEVYWARYDASGSRLEGPKVGVPETLPDLPLVGPAADLYSDRVRASEGPRSFDPGVLAVVAADLVDAGVEPLYLRRPDAAEPGRRKSVLVHRPWAAHRLGGAS, from the coding sequence ATGACCGCAGCCGACACTGAACAGAACCTGAGCACTGCAGAGGCTCCCAGTGCTCGGCAGATCGCCGGCACCGGGCAGACCGTGCTCGGCATCGACACCTCGACCGAGGTCTGTGTGGGCATCGCCCGAGCAGGGGTGGTGCTGGCGACAGCCATCGTCGCCGATCGGATGCAGCACGTCGAGCAACTGACCCCGCTGGTGCGTGGTGCCCTCGGCGACGCCGGTCTCACCCTGGACGAGGTCGAGCAGGTCGTCGTCGGCCTGGGCCCGGGTCCGTTCACCGGGCTGCGGGTCGGGGTCGCCACAGCGCGGATGCTGGCCTCGGTGCGGCGGCTGCCGTTGCACGGTGTGTGCAGTCTCGACGTGCTGGCCCAGCAGTGGGTCCGGGCCGGGGCAGAGGTGCCGGCGGAGTTCCTGGTGGGGACCGATGCGCGACGTAAGGAGGTCTACTGGGCTCGCTACGACGCGTCCGGTAGCCGTCTCGAAGGCCCGAAGGTCGGCGTTCCGGAGACCCTCCCTGACCTGCCGTTGGTGGGTCCCGCCGCCGACCTGTACTCCGACAGGGTGCGGGCTTCCGAGGGCCCGCGCTCCTTCGACCCGGGTGTGCTCGCTGTGGTTGCGGCTGATCTTGTCGATGCCGGCGTCGAGCCGCTCTACCTGCGGCGTCCCGACGCTGCCGAGCCCGGCCGGCGCAAGTCGGTACTGGTGCATCGGCCATGGGCCGCTCACCGCCTGGGAGGGGCTTCGTGA
- the groL gene encoding chaperonin GroEL (60 kDa chaperone family; promotes refolding of misfolded polypeptides especially under stressful conditions; forms two stacked rings of heptamers to form a barrel-shaped 14mer; ends can be capped by GroES; misfolded proteins enter the barrel where they are refolded when GroES binds) — MPKILQFDEEARRSLERGVDTLANTVKVTLGPKGRYVVLDKKWGAPTITNDGVTVAREVELDDPYENLGAQLAKEVATKTNDVAGDGTTTATVLAQALVHEGLRAVASGSNPIELKRGIDAAVEAVVARLKEDSREVQTTQDMAHVATISARDEQIGTLIADAFDKVGKDGVITVDESQTFGTELEFTEGMQFDKGYLSPYFVTDAERMEAILDDPYILIHSGKISSMSDLLPLLEKVIGASGTLFIVAEDVDGEALSTLVVNKIRGTFTSVAVKAPAFGDRRKAMLEDIAILTGGQVVAPEVGLKLDQVGLDVLGRARRIVVTKDNTTIVDGAGSSEDVAGRVAQLRAEIERTDSDWDREKLQERVAKLAGGVCVIRVGAATEVELKEKKHRIEDAVSATRAAIEEGIVAGGGSALVHAAAALVDGLGLKGDERVGVAIVKKAIVEPLRWIAENGGEPGYVVTAKVAEMKPGSGYNAATGEYVDLLAAGVLDPVKVTRSALANAASIAALLLTTETLVVEKPEDEPEAAGHGHSH, encoded by the coding sequence ATGCCAAAGATCCTTCAGTTTGATGAGGAGGCGCGCCGCTCGCTCGAGCGTGGCGTCGACACCCTCGCCAACACCGTGAAGGTCACGCTCGGCCCGAAGGGCCGTTACGTGGTGCTGGACAAGAAGTGGGGCGCGCCCACCATCACCAACGATGGTGTGACCGTGGCCCGCGAGGTGGAGCTGGACGACCCGTACGAGAACCTCGGCGCCCAGCTCGCCAAGGAGGTCGCCACCAAGACCAACGACGTCGCCGGTGACGGTACGACCACCGCGACCGTGCTCGCCCAGGCGCTGGTGCACGAGGGCCTGCGGGCCGTCGCGTCCGGTTCCAACCCGATCGAGCTCAAGCGCGGTATCGACGCAGCGGTCGAGGCCGTCGTCGCGCGCCTGAAGGAGGACTCCCGCGAGGTGCAGACCACGCAGGACATGGCTCACGTGGCCACCATCTCCGCCCGGGACGAGCAGATCGGCACCCTGATCGCCGACGCGTTCGACAAGGTCGGCAAGGACGGCGTGATCACCGTCGACGAGTCGCAGACCTTCGGCACCGAGCTCGAGTTCACCGAGGGCATGCAGTTCGACAAGGGCTACCTGTCGCCGTACTTCGTCACCGACGCGGAGCGGATGGAAGCGATCCTGGATGACCCGTACATCCTGATCCACTCCGGCAAGATCAGCTCGATGAGCGACCTGCTGCCGTTGTTGGAGAAGGTCATCGGAGCCTCCGGCACGCTGTTCATCGTGGCCGAGGACGTGGATGGCGAAGCCCTCTCCACCCTGGTCGTGAACAAGATCCGCGGCACCTTCACCTCGGTCGCCGTCAAGGCGCCGGCCTTCGGTGACCGCCGCAAGGCCATGCTCGAGGACATCGCCATCCTGACCGGTGGCCAGGTCGTCGCACCCGAGGTCGGTCTGAAGCTGGACCAGGTCGGTCTCGACGTGCTCGGTCGGGCCCGTCGGATCGTCGTCACCAAGGACAACACCACCATCGTCGACGGTGCTGGTAGCTCCGAGGATGTCGCCGGTCGGGTCGCCCAGCTGCGTGCCGAGATCGAGCGCACCGACTCGGACTGGGACCGCGAGAAGCTGCAGGAGCGGGTGGCCAAGCTGGCCGGCGGCGTCTGCGTGATCAGGGTCGGCGCTGCCACCGAGGTGGAGCTCAAGGAGAAGAAGCACCGCATCGAAGATGCCGTCTCTGCTACTCGGGCGGCCATCGAAGAGGGCATCGTCGCCGGTGGTGGTTCCGCCCTGGTGCACGCCGCCGCCGCGCTGGTCGACGGTCTCGGCCTGAAGGGTGACGAGCGGGTCGGCGTCGCCATCGTGAAGAAGGCCATCGTGGAGCCGCTGCGCTGGATCGCCGAGAACGGTGGCGAGCCTGGTTATGTGGTGACGGCGAAGGTCGCCGAGATGAAGCCGGGCAGCGGCTACAACGCCGCCACCGGTGAGTATGTCGACCTGCTGGCCGCCGGTGTCCTCGACCCGGTCAAGGTCACCCGGTCGGCGCTGGCGAACGCCGCCTCGATCGCCGCCCTGCTGCTCACCACCGAAACCCTGGTGGTGGAGAAGCCGGAGGACGAGCCTGAGGCAGCCGGTCACGGCCACAGCCACTGA
- the tsaD gene encoding tRNA (adenosine(37)-N6)-threonylcarbamoyltransferase complex transferase subunit TsaD, with protein sequence MTEAGSGPLILGIESSCDETGIGIVRGHTLLANEVASSVEEHIRFGGVVPEVASRAHLEALVPTLERACAGADIDLAELDGIAVTAGPGLMGALVVGLAGAKALAYALDKPLYGVNHLAGHVAVDLLDHGSLPDPCVALLVSGGHTSLLLVEDVATKITEIGSTIDDAAGEAYDKVARVLGLPYPGGPHIDRAATGDRRFIRFPRGLTAPKDLVRHRFDFSFSGLKTAVARWVEARERDGEPVPVADVAASFQEAVCDVLSAKAMDACQAYGSQDLLIGGGVAANSRLRALLAERAAALGIRLRTPRPILCTDNGAMIAALGSEIVSRGGRPSSLDIGAHSSLPVSTVLL encoded by the coding sequence ATGACTGAGGCAGGTTCGGGGCCGTTGATCCTGGGCATCGAGTCCTCCTGTGACGAGACCGGGATCGGTATCGTCCGTGGCCATACTCTGTTGGCCAACGAGGTCGCCTCCAGCGTTGAGGAGCATATTCGCTTCGGCGGCGTGGTGCCCGAGGTGGCCAGCCGTGCCCACCTGGAGGCGCTGGTGCCGACCCTGGAGCGGGCCTGCGCCGGCGCCGACATTGATCTCGCTGAGCTGGACGGCATCGCCGTCACCGCAGGGCCCGGCCTGATGGGAGCGCTGGTCGTCGGACTGGCCGGAGCGAAGGCGCTGGCGTACGCCCTGGACAAGCCGCTGTACGGCGTCAACCACTTGGCCGGACATGTGGCGGTCGATCTTCTTGATCATGGTTCGCTGCCGGACCCGTGCGTCGCACTGCTGGTCTCCGGCGGTCACACCTCGTTGCTGCTGGTGGAGGACGTCGCCACCAAGATCACCGAGATCGGGTCGACCATCGATGACGCTGCCGGCGAGGCGTACGACAAAGTGGCCAGGGTGCTGGGGCTGCCCTACCCGGGCGGGCCGCACATCGACCGGGCGGCCACTGGGGACCGGCGTTTCATCAGGTTCCCGCGGGGGTTGACTGCGCCCAAGGACCTGGTCCGGCACCGCTTCGACTTCTCCTTCTCCGGACTCAAGACCGCGGTGGCCCGCTGGGTGGAGGCTCGCGAGCGGGACGGCGAGCCGGTGCCTGTCGCCGACGTCGCTGCCAGCTTCCAGGAGGCTGTCTGCGACGTGCTCAGCGCGAAGGCGATGGACGCCTGCCAGGCCTACGGATCTCAGGATCTGCTGATCGGTGGCGGGGTCGCTGCGAACAGTCGGCTCCGGGCGCTGCTGGCCGAGCGGGCGGCAGCGCTGGGTATCCGGCTGCGTACGCCGCGACCGATCCTCTGCACCGACAACGGTGCGATGATCGCCGCCCTCGGATCGGAAATCGTCTCCCGGGGCGGCCGGCCGTCCAGCCTCGACATCGGCGCGCACTCGTCTCTGCCGGTGTCCACAGTGCTGCTCTGA